The sequence CCATGAGATCCCGCGTAGTTCCCAAACTATTTCATTCTATGCGCTGTCATCGTGGTTAGGTGAAGAATAACGAACACCTCCGGCTGTTAACATAAAGACCGAGGCCGTGGAAATAGTACATTTGTTAGGTACACGGTAAATATTTTCACTCTGTTCTGCGACTGGTGAACGCATATAGGAAAGATGCGAAGGAAATTTGAGAGTCGTAATTACGTGGAAACCATACGCTTAGAGCGCTCAAGTTTGTGGCTTTAGTTGGTACAGCAGCCTCTCAAGTGCTAAATAAATCAATTTCCCTTTAGCAAGGTTtgagtacgggctagttggtattccatggtatcaatcgtcacttacagcgcatacatagacgtaGGACGAAAAAGGACGgcgtagacaagcgctgacttccaaatgatttttattttcagaaacaaacgtatatagcccaaacaccaagacaaaagcgccctctacAAGCAGcaacccgacatgagaatgcattcagaatttgTTACCTAAGACGTACGAGAGCGCATGGTTAGTAAGCCATGTAAGCCGATGgtgactcggttagtaagccatcaATCGCACTAACAGACAAAGAACTCGTTTtcctgaggtcgcacatgcgctctcgtacATCTTAGGTAAcaaattctgaatgcattctcatgtcgggttgCTGCTTgtagagggcgcttttgtcttggtgtttgggctatatacgtttgtttctgaaaataaaaatcagttggaagtcagcgcttgtctacgtcgtcctttttcgtcctccgtctatgtatgcgctgtaagtgacgattaaTTCCCTTTTGCATTTGTTTAGACCAACACCGAAATGAATTATGAGGACGGGTAGATGTTCGACGACGAAATGGAACGTCAACGTTTCTGAAGACAACGAAATGATGCAAAGGCTTAGAGCTCCGCTTTTTCTAATCACAGAGGACGTGTGGCCGAATGCTGTGCGATCGAGTATGGCAGCAAAGATGTGCTTCCTGTGTTACTCTTTAGTTATCTTCAATAATTTATGCTCTTTGCGTCGCGACTCACCCTTCGTTAGCTTAACTGTATATAAGTGTTCAACTATTCACTACAAGCATCCATGAATCAGAGGTTGTAATTTCGATGATACACGATAAAAATTACAAGCGTCAAGCATTAAGGCGCATGCAAATGATCATTTAGTTTTGTATACCCCTGCTTTCTTCTCTAGTGGTCCTTCAATCGGCGGTTTCAGTAACACGGCACAGAAAGTCATAACAATGTTTTCTGCGCTCAATGTTGGTGTTCCTCAGTTGGGTTCATATTTAGCGCTCACAGTGCGTACACTGTACTTGTCAGGTGTCTTTatcaggacaaaaaaaaaagccttgcaaAGTTTTTTGAACGGCATGTGCTTATTATGTCATGCTTGATAAAGCAAACTACACGTAGGCTCCTCGTTGACTCAGATACAACAAATCACTATATTATTCTAGACAGGAAAAGGTAGCATTGAAAAACTTCCATTTAAGCATTGTGCAGCTACACTGCAATAAAAGTACACGTTGGTCATTCGTGCATGTCGCTTATCCTTTCAAGCTGCTCAGTATTTCATTTATCTTATGATTTGAaacgttctctctttctttatcatACTTCCTTTTAAATTTTAATTTCGAGCTACAACCTAAAGACCTTGGGTAGTATGTCACAAATTTCTCTAGAGGAATACCTTCAGTTTTATTTAAATCCTTTGACACTTCTACTCGAAAAGTCACGACTACCAAAAACGATCGACTTCAGAAGATGTATAGATGAAATATGACGATATTCTAaggaaaagaaagtaaattaGACAGAGCTCAACATAGAGTATATCTAACCAGAAGTAGGCTAAAATTGTAAAGCTGGTGAGtcacgtgtattttttttttcgttttcaggtatcacaatttttttcgtttttcattttCCAGAAGCCTGCGGAAAATGCCCTAACTTCTTGGCACTTCATTGGCACTTCTGCACTTCATTATTCTCGCTTGTGTAGGTTGTCTACACGTTACAGGTAACAATCCAGAAAAACTTTCCCCCGGAGCCACTGCAAATGTAACGATAGGAGCATCGACGTCACACATCTTTTAGGCAAGTAGCAAAAGTTATTTAGTATCAGCACACATAAGGCACAGGAAAAAGGAAACCGACCGTTTCACGTAGTTTTCTAGCAAGGCAAGGCGGTTAACACCggtagacataaaaaaaaaaaaaaaaacacgagggaGTAAACCACTAGCAGTTGCCGCTGCAAAAACTCATCAAACATTTTATACACTATGCATCACAATACATAAGCCTAGGGACGATGGTCCTGTTCGGTAAACCAGAACACTTTTTAAAGTCTTGAAATTAATTCACAACCTAAGAGCCCCCCGTACACAATCTCCGTGTGAGCTCACGTCAGTGGTGGCGTTTAAACTTGGTCACGTTCATCATAGGGTAAAAAAATGGCCGCTCATATCCGGGCCGCACGCTGGCCAGGTCCTCGCCCCGGTCCTTTCTAGCGGCGAGCTCGGCGACGCTCAGGATGGGGGCCTCCGGGGCCACGAAGGCGGACGTTCCGAACAGAACCGAGCGCGCCATCTCTCCAAAGGCATTGTCGACGTCTCGGATGTTCGTTTCGTTAAACGCAGCTCCGTGCAACGCATCGTATGGCAAACTCCATCGGAAGCGTGACAGAAGGTGTATGGCAAAAGCGTTCCGCCAATACGGGTAGGCGTGTGGCTTGTACAGGACGTCCAGCATGTCCATTCCGGTTTCCAGGCCATAGTGCATTCGATGGACGAGATGCGGGTGCGGTTGGAACAGAACTTTGGCGGGCACCTCACCCGCGTTGTAGTACCAAACTGAGTCATTCAACCTGCGCCATGGAAAGTAGGACAGCTGAAGTGATAATGCCGTCCTGCGTCTCCACGTGCTTCACAACAAACTTGTTAGAGACTGGTGCGACGCATCTACGGAGATCTTTACCTCCAGACTGCCACGTACTACCCCTTGGTTTACTTAACGCCGGGCAAGTGCTTATTTTCTGGCTGTAGTCTTGCCTTGTCCTTAGGCCAAAGGTGGCCCATAGGTTGCAAACTTACGCAAGACTTCGAGCCGAGGCAAGGCAGCCGGATGTTACGCCAACGATTACGCACGCGGGGCCTCCATCAGCGGCCTGTACACTTGCTCCAACTTTAAGCAACCAGTATAACCCAAAACCGAGCACCTGATGTAGGAATCTCGGGCAGACGGTGTGCTGTGGAAAAATAATTTCCCTGTGGAACACATACGTGTAGGATCCCACCAGTGGGTGGCCTAAAGGACTGTAACATGGCCCATGAGTCCCTGCTGGCTGTAGCCAGGATATTCGGGCTATAACACCAGCAGTACATCCATATTCTGGCATCGTGCCTTACACTCCCGGCAGAGTATTCCACATTCACATTGTTCGTATTAGGCAAAAGAGGCATATCATCAATGCAACATCAATTCAGCCAATCAATTAGGCTGTGCTAATAGTACTTTCAAATCGAGTAGGATACCAGATGTAATAGCACGCGAAGCTAATTTAATTATATATGAAATACTTCTCGAATAACTGGCGAATTAAAAACAGTCGCCTTGACTCAGAAATTTAGAACTATGATCACAATGTAGATTATTCGAAACGTTAACAAGCTTCTGCCATTACATTGCACATTATGAAACGTTGTTTATTTAAAgtacaaatggagcattaggcaCAAATTATCAGCACAATTGTTACTTCCGGGGACGCACGAATGATCGTGGTTAACCTGGAAGCATCCACGTCTTTGCGTGCAGTAATGGTGGAAACTATGACCCCTGGTGTTAAGGCAAAGGCAATAAAGGCACTTtcaattaaggtacagttaatgaAGGCACTCGAACGAGCGACCTTTAACTGGAGCAAACAAGTAATATGAAGTAACAACGCTTTCGAATGACAATGTCAATGAACTTCTCGAATATCTCGTGATCAcccaggctttcgccttcatcgcccttagcgtatgctaaagtgactgcaAAGCTCCTTATTCTTTGGTCCCTTTGAAGTTATTGCTGCAAAGTGTATTGCTTCGTACAACCATTGTTTATGTTATTTGCCGGGATATGCATTTGTTGCGACCAAATTTTTGTAGTCTTACATATTCGTAAGAACTCTTGCCCAATGTACCTACGAGAAGATGGCAGAATATCTGAAATAAAAAACAATCTTTAGATAACTACGTGCGTGGTCAAGAATGTTACACTCGCAAAGGCACCGCCATGATGGAATTCGAATTGTGGCATGCGCGATTATTCACACATATGCAGCAATAAACTTATAATATGCTCCAACTTCTTCCAttttaatgcaaaaataaacatcTGCACTTGATATTTGTATAGATTTTATGTGCGCTGCATCCCGTATTTCTTTCCTAGAAAGACccaatatttttcttcttctttatttaattatgtgtgtgtgtgagggtaAGTGTGTGGACCCCTAAACTAGCTAACTTATCGACTCCCATATCCTTGGTGCTCGGGGTCTTCTATGAATCGCCTCTTGAAGTCCACGCCTGCTGTTGATTCACACTGAGAACTCAACTGCCCCTGCACTGGGCCTTAGAAGACAACCTTCTTAAATACCAGGAGCCTTCATTGCTCCACCTCAATATACAATCCTGTtgcgtacgtttttttttttttttgatacgtTCGGGCTTCAGTTGTTGGCAAACATCAAATTGCTGTATCATGGCGGCGGGTGAGCGGTTTCCGCTTCGATGCATGAGCGCTGTGCAGtagccttttttttcctttcaccgGAGTCAGTTATGTTGGCTGTAGGCTCCTATACTAGAGCGATTCTATTCGCTCCGAACCATCGAACCCGCTTCTCAGGGGAGAAAGTAGTATCCCTAGTAATAAAGTAGTGCAGTAGTACCACCCGACTTACCGGCGGTAGGTGTCTAGGTAGAGACGAAGGAAGCGCGAATTCTTGTGAAAGAACATCACCATGTTTCCCATGTTGTCCCCGTTCTCAAAGTTGAGGGTTGCCTCGTATCGGAGGAAGCGTCGCAGAGATTGAATCACGAAGACGTCTCGGTCACAGTAGTATCCTCCGTAGCGCATCAGAGCTCTCAGGCGAAGCACGTCGGTAGCGTGGTGAGATACCTGCGTGAGAAATGCAGGTGTAGAGCACGGAATTCGGCATCGATTTCAGCCCTACACTGTGTCACATTCAAAACGTAAGTCACATTTAGTCGCTAGTGCCTCGGGTACCATTCAGTCACTCATATAGATaatgtaatggggtgtattgaaaaGTTctgatggtagcgtctgttcgtaaccgagaaggtaGGTGACGCGTAGCAGGAACAGCTGCTTGCCctaacggctcacactcgtgctaagcactggcgatccggctggcccattACTTGCACTGCTGGCatggaacagacgatctggctggccttgtccttgtgctaTTTTTCCTCATTACAATTACCGCCGGCGCAAAAGCGGAGGCATCCTTGCGACGTGCGACGTAGGCACGAGCGGGTCATAAAATTGTTTCAGGCGGggaacgtgaacaacatcccgtccacggcggcgcttATCGGATGTCGGTGTAAGCGACTGCATGACATATTTGAACGGACAGGTTcgttcgacgatgcggtatggtccatcatacgGCGAGAGAAGTTTGGTCGATAGTCCAGGCGTGGACAACAAGAGAAGTGTGCCAAGAGCGAAGTTCGGATCCGTAGCGTCGCCATCATGgttggctttttgtcgttgttggtcggcggaggtgaactttcgggccAATTGACCGCATTCCTCGGCGTATTgggcgacggctgaaacgggGGCACACTCTGACGTGTCTGGTTTATAACACAAAACCGTATCGACGGTATGGGAAGGATTGTGACCGTAaagaagaaagtatggagaaaatcttGTAGTACTTTGTGCAGCCGTACTgtatgcgtacgtgacaaatgggaggatgatgtcccagtttgtatgctccgatgaaacgtatACGCGGTGAGCATATCAACAAGGGTACGATTGAAATACTCCGTAAGCCCGTTAGCTTGAGGATGGTGCGCCGTAGTGGACCGGTGAACTACGCAGCATTCAGCAAGCAGAGCTTGAACCACCTGCGACAAAAACACATGGCTTCTATtactcagcagctcccgaggtgggccatgacgaagaatgaaacgatggagcagaaaggatgcagCGTCAGTGGTGTCACTGCAGGTagagcggcggtttcagcacagcGTGTGAGTtgatcaactgcgacaataaACCATTGTTTGCAAGCGGGTGGTAGTTGTAGCAGACCATACAGGTCAATTCCCGCATGGTCGAgggcacgagcagggcacggaagtGGCTGCAATAAACCGTGGCCCTGATGAGGCGGatatttgcggcgttggcattgctGGCACGAGCGGACAAAGTTTTCAACAAAAACAAACATTCCTCGCCTGTAGTAACGTTGCCGCATgcgctcatacgtcttcaaaacgcctacgtgtgcacattgtgggtcagtatggaaggATGCGCAAATGTCGGAACGAAAAGTCCTAGGGATAAGCAGGAGTCACTTGCGAGCATTGGGCgggtagttgcgtcgatacaataggttatcccggacagcaaaTTGGGTAGCCTAAcgacgcagggagcgggagatgggagatgcaggcgagccagaaaggagatccaaaagagacgccacccaaggatccttgcgctgctctgatgcgaaagtgtcgatgtcgaccgaggataccgcTTCAGTGGGGGAGAGGGAGTCGTGTCGACTGGCATCGGAGAGAGGCACAGAGCATCAGCGTCAGTGAGCTGGCGACGTGCGCGGTTGATGAcgtgtatgtcgtattcttgaatgcgcagagtccagcgggcaaggcgtccagacgggGCTTTTAAAGAGTATAACCAACAAAGGGCGGGATGGTCATtaaccacattgaaaggcctgccgtataaataagggcgaaacttcccgagtgcccaaacgatggccaggcattctttttctgtgacgctgcaattgcgttccgctttggtcagTGCACGACTGGCGTAAGCAGCGATGTACTCGGAGTATCGAGGCTTGCGCggcgcaaggacagcgccaagaCGCATACCACTGGCCTCGGTATGCACTTCACTTGGGGCGgtggggtcgtagtgtcgcagtataggcggagacgtcaGGAGATGGCGTAAGGCCACGAGcgcggtgtcgcatgcaggaaaccaggaggataggtcgttggcgccacttgagttgtgtcagaggtgatataAACGAGGCAAAATTGCGAACGAAGCGTcagaagtaagaacagaggccgatgaaggcgcgAAGTTCTTTGAGCGCCTTAGGTTTAGGAAACTCTGCCACAGCGCGAAATTTTTATTggtcggggcaaatgccgtcttgCGATACGACGTGACCAAGAATCATGAGCTTGCGGGTGGtgaactggcactttttcaggttcaaTTGTAGGCCTGCGCTGGTCAAGGATGTCAGCACTTGCCAAAGCcgaagaagatgcgtgctgaCAGAGGCGAACACAAGGATGTCGTCGAGGCAACAtaaacacgtgctccattttaggccGCGCATGGTATTGTCGATCATTCGTTCAAACGTAGCAagcgcattgcataggccaaatggcatcacattaaattcgtataaaccatctggaGTAATGAATGCAGCTTTAGGGCGACCAACTGCTGACATTGGGACCTGCCAGTAGACcgagcgtaaatccaacgaagagaagaCTTCAGCGCCTTGCAGGCTGTCCtgagcgtcgtcaatgcgcggtagagggtagacgtcttttcgcgttatcttattaagacggcgataatcaacgcagaatcgaatggaaccatctttctttttctgacgAGAACCACCGTTCCTGCCCATgggctattggaaggtcgaatgacgccgcgctaAAGCATGTCGTCCACGAGCTCACTGATCACCTGAAGCTCCTTGGGGGAGACGCGGTACGGGCGATGCCGCAATGGCGCGTTTGAGCCAGTGTCGATGTTGTGGCTGACGGGTGTCGTGCGACCCAGAATAGGCTCAGTGACATCAATAGAAGAACGGAACTGGGCAAGCAAGTCaagaagctgggagcgctgctcggaagtaaggtcATCTGCAATGAAAGGCGTGAATAAATCAGGTGctggcggagcagaagtggaaacGGCACAGAAGTCACTGagctctgcatacgaagcatccggcacgtcCGTTATAAACATGTCATCGAGAGGCTGAACACGGCCATGTACTGTAGGAAGTGGATTGGAGACAACGATAGAGCTGAAACAAGCTGAAATGTCAAGTGTGGTGAAAAGGAGGGGAACGTCTTTGTGGGTTATGAGGAGTTCCGTAGGAGTGAAGAGGACAGCGCCTTCAGAGACAGTGCCGcagaagacgggaacaacggcagacgaGTACGGCGGTATGGCGATGTCTTCCCGAAGGACTAGCATACAGGGAAGAGAAGTGGCGCCGACAAGACACAcgtcacacagaggcgataattCGACTTCAGCACGGGTACAATTGATGACGGAATTACTTCGCGAACGAAAGTCCCACCCAAGTATCGCGTCGTGGTAGCAGGACTGCAGAACCACAAACTCCACAATGTTGAGaacgccctgaataacaactctagctgtgcatCCTGCTGAAGGCTGTAGTGGTTGGGCGCTTGCTGTGCGAGAAGAAAACCCATAAAGTGGCGTCGAAACTTCTCGTAAAGCTCGAGAGCGGCGTTCATTTAGGATggacacggctgctccagtatTAATTAGCGCATAGGTAGGGGCGCCGCCAACagtaaggtcgacaacgttcgaaCACGACAATCgaggacttgtacagatcgatggcgacgcagttgctgcctcctgaactgcggcgcttagttttcctcttgcgtgggtgaagggAGCCTACGCATGGGGGACAACTAGCGGCCACACGGGGAAGGTGGACGACGTGTGAGTACcgggcgctcggctggtggcTTGTTCGACTGCCAACTAAAATAAGTGTCGTGGAAAGCTTGCAGGTCGGCGTAAGGAGGCGACTGCACAAACCCATCAG comes from Dermacentor andersoni chromosome 9, qqDerAnde1_hic_scaffold, whole genome shotgun sequence and encodes:
- the LOC126527724 gene encoding uncharacterized protein isoform X2; translation: MHVPAQRQHLPKSFYDADELSGYSYDIVPDILHLVRYNATEVDFIDVVAFRSMYLNHRPEKIYVHCSPCGFQGNYTRFLEGINFTFIPVVFPTEVFGIPIKVSHHATDVLRLRALMRYGGYYCDRDVFVIQSLRRFLRYEATLNFENGDNMGNMVMFFHKNSRFLRLYLDTYRRLNDSVWYYNAGEVPAKVLFQPHPHLVHRMHYGLETGMDMLDVLYKPHAYPYWRNAFAIHLLSRFRWSLPYDALHGAAFNETNIRDVDNAFGEMARSVLFGTSAFVAPEAPILSVAELAARKDRGEDLASVRPGYERPFFYPMMNVTKFKRHH